In one Alnus glutinosa chromosome 12, dhAlnGlut1.1, whole genome shotgun sequence genomic region, the following are encoded:
- the LOC133852723 gene encoding monosaccharide-sensing protein 2-like: protein MSVMGGTVITTFSGPVSDRLGRRPMLIVSSVVYFICGLIMLWAPSVHVLLLGRLLAGFGIGLAVTLVPVYISETAPTEIRGQLNTLPQVTGSGGMFLSYCMLFGMSLMDSPSWRLMLGILCIPSLIFFALTVFYLPESPRWLVSKGRMIEAEQVLQRLRGREDVTGELALLVQGLGVGAEASIEEYIIDSQETAAGKDEIRLYGPGEGLSWVAKPPGMESRHESIPHVDPLVTLFGSVHETRSMRSLIFSNMGSTSNVVGEHDGKNEEQWDVESQRDGDQIQGYTSDANSDDNLTSPLLSRQTTDMDKDMAAAAASHGSYLSTDAGEAVSHADIGGGWQLVWKWSEKVGEDGKKEGGFQRIYLHQEAATGSRHVSLPGGAMAEEGEFFQAAALVSQPALSSMALVSRHSIGPAMDHAPETVAKGTSNWSNLLEPGIKRALFVGVGLQMLQQISGINGLLYYGPQILEQAGVAVLLSNMGIGSASSSLLISCLTTFLMLPCITLAMRLMDITGRRSLLLYTIPILIVSLIAIVFSSVVNMGSVVNATISTIGVVVYTSVFVMAFGVIPNILCSEFFPTRVRGLCIAICSLTYWIGNIMVTYSTPLMLNSIGLAGVFSIYVIGCIISWIFVYSKVPETKGMPLEVICEFFAAGAKQPADAN, encoded by the exons ATGTCAGTTATGGGAGGCACTGTGATTACAACATTTTCCGGACCAGTGTCAGATCGGCTTGGACGGCGTCCTATGCTGATAGTCTCATCGGTTGTGTATTTTATCTGTGGTTTGATAATGTTGTGGGCACCCAGTGTCCACGTTCTTCTTTTGGGAAGGCTATTAGCTGGCTTCGGAATCGGCCTAGCTGTTACTCTTGTTCCAGTTTACATATCTGAGACAGCTCCAACCGAAATTAGGGGGCAATTGAATACCCTTCCTCAGGTCACTGGTTCTGGTGGAATGTTCTTGTCTTACTGCATGCTGTTTGGAATGTCGCTCATGGACTCACCAAGCTGGAGATTGATGCTTGGTATTCTTTGTATTCCATCCCTTATTTTTTTCGCTTTAACAGTTTTTTACCTGCCTGAATCTCCACGGTGGCTTGTTAGTAAAGGGCGGATGATTGAGGCTGAACAGGTTTTGCAAAGACTACGCGGCAGGGAGGATGTCACAGGTGAGTTAGCTCTGCTGGTTCAAGGCCTTGGCGTTGGGGCTGAAGCATCTATAGAAGAGTACATAATTGATAGCCAGGAAACAGCTGCAGGGAAAGATGAGATAAGGTTATATGGTCCTGGGGAGGGTCTCTCCTGGGTTGCCAAGCCTCCTGGCATGGAGTCCCGTCATGAAAGCATTCCTCATGTGGATCCTCTTGTGACTCTCTTTGGTAGTGTCCATGAGACGAGAAGCATGCGCAGCCTGATTTTTTCAAACATGGGCAGCACTTCCAACGTCGTAGGAGAGCATGATGGTAAAAATGAAGAACAATGGGATGTGGAGAGCCAAAGGGATGGTGATCAGATTCAGGGCTACACATCTGATGCGAATTCTGATGACAATTTAACTAGCCCATTGCTCTCACGTCAAACGACAGATATGGATAAGGACATGGCTGCTGCAGCAGCATCTCATGGCAGCTATTTAAGCACCGATGCTGGTGAAGCAGTCAGTCATGCAGATATTGGTGGCGGTTGGCAACTGGTGTGGAAATGGTCTGAGAAAGTGGGTGAAGATGGGAAAAAGGAAGGAGGATTTCAAAGAATTTATTTGCACCAGGAGGCTGCCACTGGGTCTCGGCATGTCTCACTTCCTGGTGGTGCGATGGCTGAAGAAGGTGAATTTTTTCAGGCTGCTGCTTTGGTTAGCCAGCCAgctctttcttccatggctttAGTTAGTCGGCATTCAATTGGACCAGCAATGGATCACGCACCGGAAACTGTTGCTAAAGGGACAAGTAATTGGAGTAATCTTCTAGAACCAGGAATTAAGCGTGCATTGTTTGTTGGGGTAGGACTTCAAATGCTTCAGCAG ATTTCTGGCATAAATGGGCTTCTCTACTATGGTCCTCAGATTCTTGAGCAAGCAGGTGTTGCAGTTCTTTTATCAAATATGGGCATCGGTTCCGCCTCTTCATCTCTCCTGATAAGTTGTCTCACAACATTCTTGATGCTTCCTTGCATAACTCTTGCCATGAGGCTAATGGATATCACTGGCAGAAG GTCGCTGCTGCTGTACACAATACCAATCCTAATAGTGTCACTCATTGCAATAGTGTTTAGCAGCGTTGTCAACATGGGCTCTGTGGTAAATGCAACAATCTCCACCATTGGTGTGGTGGTCTACACCTCCGTCTTCGTCATGGCCTTTGGTGTAATTCCCAACATCCTTTGCTCAGAGTTCTTCCCAACTCGTGTTCGTGGCCTTTGCATTGCTATCTGCTCTCTGACGTATTGGATTGGAAACATCATGGTTACCTACTCTACTCCTCTTATGCTCAACTCCATTGGCCTCGCTGGTGTCTTCAGTATCTACGTTATTGGATGCATCATTTCATGGATATTTGTCTACTCGAAGGTTCCTGAAACCAAGGGCATGCCTCTAGAAGTCATTTGTGAGTTCTTTGCTGCGGGTGCCAAGCAGCCTGCTGATGCTAATTAA
- the LOC133883101 gene encoding transcription factor DIVARICATA-like isoform X1: MEAPSFWPNLEQPPHDTTDDEWSFAEVKIFEKALEEFGLDSPGLFERIAARLPRKTETRVRNRWEMLLTEIEMIESGFIPIPNYKTAAETTSTTTKSVPPVPVPVIEKKPKRTRGVPWTQQEHESFLIGLEEFGKGDWRSISRHCVKTKNPTQVASHAQKHFLRLHKYSTAHQNPDSASTSIL, encoded by the exons ATGGAAGCACCTTCTTTTTGGCCAAATTTAGAGCAACCGCCGCATGATACTACTGATGATGAGTGGAGTTTTGCGGAGGTGAAGATATTTGAGAAGGCACTAGAGGAGTTCGGTCTTGATTCTCCGGGCCTTTTTGAAAGAATTGCGGCAAGGCTCCCTCGGAAAACTGAAACCCGAGTCAGGAATCGCTGGGAAATGTTGCTTACAGAGATCGAGATGATTGAATCTGGTTTCATCCCAATACCCAACTACAAGACTGCCGCCGAGACCACTAGTACTACAACTAAATCAGTTCCTCCGGTTCCTGTTCCTGTTATTGAAAAGAAACCAAAACGAACAAGGGGGGTGCCATGGACACAGCAAGAACACGA gTCGTTTTTAATAGGTTTAGAGGAGTTCGGTAAGGGAGATTGGAGGAGCATTTCAAGGCATTGTGTGAAGACAAAGAACCCAACACAAGTTGCAAGTCATGCCCAGAAACACTTTCTTCGCCTTCACAAGTACTCTACAGCCCATCAAAATCCAGATTCGGCCTCCACCTCCATCCTCTAA
- the LOC133883101 gene encoding transcription factor RADIALIS-like isoform X2, with amino-acid sequence MEAPSFWPNLEQPPHDTTDDEWSFAEVKIFEKALEEFGLDSPGLFERIAARLPRKTETRVRNRWEMLLTEIEMIESGFIPIPNYKTAAETTSTTTKSVPPVPVPVIEKKPKRTRGVPWTQQEHEFRGVR; translated from the exons ATGGAAGCACCTTCTTTTTGGCCAAATTTAGAGCAACCGCCGCATGATACTACTGATGATGAGTGGAGTTTTGCGGAGGTGAAGATATTTGAGAAGGCACTAGAGGAGTTCGGTCTTGATTCTCCGGGCCTTTTTGAAAGAATTGCGGCAAGGCTCCCTCGGAAAACTGAAACCCGAGTCAGGAATCGCTGGGAAATGTTGCTTACAGAGATCGAGATGATTGAATCTGGTTTCATCCCAATACCCAACTACAAGACTGCCGCCGAGACCACTAGTACTACAACTAAATCAGTTCCTCCGGTTCCTGTTCCTGTTATTGAAAAGAAACCAAAACGAACAAGGGGGGTGCCATGGACACAGCAAGAACACGA GTTTAGAGGAGTTCGGTAA
- the LOC133852151 gene encoding mitochondrial phosphate carrier protein 1, mitochondrial-like isoform X2 yields the protein MGGVEGRRVSEELKPYGYFGVCAVGGMLSAGTTHLAITPLDVLKVNMQVHPVKYNSIYSCFTTLLREQGPSALWRGWAGKFFGYGIQGGCRFGLYEYFKCLYSNILVDHNRSVIFFISSASAEVFANIALCPFEAVKVRVQAQPQFAKGLLDGFPKLFASEGLLGFYRGLVPLWGRNLPFSIVMFSTFEHSVDFLYQKVIQKRKQDCSKIQQLGVTCLAGYASGSIGSFISNPADNIVASLYNTKADSLMLVVKKIGLVNLFTRSLPIRIMLVGPAITLQWLFYDAIKVLSGLPTSGEVATDITSE from the exons ATGGGAGGGGTTGAAGGAAGAAGAGTAAGCGAGGAACTAAAACCATATGGGTATTTCGGGGTTTGCGCCGTCGGAGGAATGCTCAGTGCCGGCACTACCCATCTCGCTATCACTCCTCTCGATGTCTTGAAAGTCAACATGcag GTGCACCCAGTCAAGTATAACAGCATTTACTCATGCTTCACTACCCTATTGAGGGAACAAGGCCCTTCTGCCCTGTGGAGAGGTTGGGCTGGCAAGTTCTTTGGATATGGTATTCAAGGAGGCTGTAGATTTGGTCTATATGAATACTTTAAGTGTCTCTACTCCAATATCTTGGTAGACCACAACAGAAGTGTCATTTTCTTTATTAGCAGTGCATCTGCTGAAGTATTTGCCAATATAGCTCTCTGCCCATTTGAAGCAGTTAAAGTACGGGTTCAAGCACAGCCCCAATTCGCTAAGGGTTTGCTTGATGGCTTTCCAAAGTTATTTGCATCAGAAGGCCTCCTTGG ATTTTACAGGGGACTTGTACCACTTTGGGGCCGAAATCTTCCCT TCTCGATAGTAATGTTCTCGACCTTCGAGCATTCTGTTGATTTTCTTTATCAAAAAGTTATTCAGAAAAGAAAGCAGGATTGCTCAAAAATTCAACAGCTTGGAGTGACATGTTTGGCTGGCTATGCTTCCGGATCCATTGGTAGCTTCATCTCCAATCCTGCTGACAACATTGTTGCTTCTCTTTATAACACAAAAGCTGATAGCCTCATGCTG GTGGTGAAGAAAATTGGGCTTGTCAATTTGTTTACAAGAAGTCTTCCTATTAGGATAATGCTGGTCGGACCTGCAATCACTTTGCAATGGTTATTCTATGATGCCATCAAAGTTCTAAGTGGATT GCCAACTAGTGGAGAAGTTGCAACCGACATCACATCAGAGTAG
- the LOC133852151 gene encoding mitochondrial phosphate carrier protein 1, mitochondrial-like isoform X1 has translation MGGVEGRRVSEELKPYGYFGVCAVGGMLSAGTTHLAITPLDVLKVNMQVHPVKYNSIYSCFTTLLREQGPSALWRGWAGKFFGYGIQGGCRFGLYEYFKCLYSNILVDHNRSVIFFISSASAEVFANIALCPFEAVKVRVQAQPQFAKGLLDGFPKLFASEGLLGFYRGLVPLWGRNLPFSIVMFSTFEHSVDFLYQKVIQKRKQDCSKIQQLGVTCLAGYASGSIGSFISNPADNIVASLYNTKADSLMLQVVKKIGLVNLFTRSLPIRIMLVGPAITLQWLFYDAIKVLSGLPTSGEVATDITSE, from the exons ATGGGAGGGGTTGAAGGAAGAAGAGTAAGCGAGGAACTAAAACCATATGGGTATTTCGGGGTTTGCGCCGTCGGAGGAATGCTCAGTGCCGGCACTACCCATCTCGCTATCACTCCTCTCGATGTCTTGAAAGTCAACATGcag GTGCACCCAGTCAAGTATAACAGCATTTACTCATGCTTCACTACCCTATTGAGGGAACAAGGCCCTTCTGCCCTGTGGAGAGGTTGGGCTGGCAAGTTCTTTGGATATGGTATTCAAGGAGGCTGTAGATTTGGTCTATATGAATACTTTAAGTGTCTCTACTCCAATATCTTGGTAGACCACAACAGAAGTGTCATTTTCTTTATTAGCAGTGCATCTGCTGAAGTATTTGCCAATATAGCTCTCTGCCCATTTGAAGCAGTTAAAGTACGGGTTCAAGCACAGCCCCAATTCGCTAAGGGTTTGCTTGATGGCTTTCCAAAGTTATTTGCATCAGAAGGCCTCCTTGG ATTTTACAGGGGACTTGTACCACTTTGGGGCCGAAATCTTCCCT TCTCGATAGTAATGTTCTCGACCTTCGAGCATTCTGTTGATTTTCTTTATCAAAAAGTTATTCAGAAAAGAAAGCAGGATTGCTCAAAAATTCAACAGCTTGGAGTGACATGTTTGGCTGGCTATGCTTCCGGATCCATTGGTAGCTTCATCTCCAATCCTGCTGACAACATTGTTGCTTCTCTTTATAACACAAAAGCTGATAGCCTCATGCTG CAGGTGGTGAAGAAAATTGGGCTTGTCAATTTGTTTACAAGAAGTCTTCCTATTAGGATAATGCTGGTCGGACCTGCAATCACTTTGCAATGGTTATTCTATGATGCCATCAAAGTTCTAAGTGGATT GCCAACTAGTGGAGAAGTTGCAACCGACATCACATCAGAGTAG
- the LOC133851556 gene encoding plant intracellular Ras-group-related LRR protein 4 yields the protein MESLVDEVVEEIMRIHRSLPSRPGIDEVEAAKALVKNVEKEDQARLDAIARHTKIPGVPEELFMVLQEMRRNLVFFQSKEQKREALRLLELENLHSLFDEFIQRASKCLPSTTSGSGSRFSNEPKFPAPTSTSTSTSYYSEKEPVKTSELFTRDDSYVTKGKSTFYADGIGIGIGIGPSVSSTAQILDPSLKPPTTSSGQDGEKLSLIKLASLIEVSAKKSTRDLNLQNKLMDQIEWLPDSIGKLSGLITLDLSENRLVALPATIGGLSSLTKLDLHSNKVSELPDSIGDLLGLIYLDLSGNQISSLPATFGRLVRLQELDLSSNRLSLLPESIGSLVSLKKLSVDTNDIEEIPHTIGRCTSLKELRADYNRLKALPEAVGKIETLEVLSVRYNNIKQLPTTMSSLSNLRELDVNFNELESVPESLCFATTLVKMNIGNNFADLKFLPRSIGNLEMLEELDISNNQIRVLPDSFRMLTNLRVLRVDGNPLEVPPRDVVEMGAQAVVRYMVDLVQKREKVDVRSQSVKQKKSWAQICFFSRSNKRKRNDADYVKA from the exons ATGGAATCGCTAGTGGACGAGGTGGTGGAGGAGATTATGCGAATTCACAGATCGTTGCCGAGCAGACCGGGAATTGACGAGGTGGAGGCGGCCAAGGCCTTGGTCAAGAACGTGGAGAAAGAGGACCAAGCGAGACTCGATGCCATTGCGAGGCATACCAAGATCCCCGGTGTGCCGGAGGAGCTCTTCATGGTGTTGCAAGAGATGCGCAGGAACTTGGTGTTTTTCCAAAGCAAAGAGCAGAAGCGGGAGGCTCTGAGACTGCTCGAGCTCGAAAACCTCCACTCCCTGTTCGATGAATTTATTCAGAGAGCTTCCAAATGTCTGCCGTCCACAACTTCAGGCTCAGGAAGCCGTTTCTCTAATGAGCCCAAATTTCCTGCGCCTACTTCTACTTCGACGTCGACCTCGTACTACTCTGAGAAAGAACCTGTAAAGACTTCTGAATTGTTCACCAGAGATGACAGCTATGTCACCAAGGGCAAGTCAACGTTCTACGCTGATGGCATTGGGATTGGGATTGGGATTGGACCCAGTGTTTCGTCCACAGCCCAGATATTGGATCCTTCTCTGAAACCTCCTACCACTTCTTCAG GTCAAGATGGAGAAAAATTGAGTTTGATAAAGCTTGCTAGTTTAATTGAAGTGTCTGCAAAGAAAAGCACTCGAGATCTCAATCTTCAGAACAAGTTGATGGATCAAATTGAATGGCTGCCTGATTCAATAGGAAAGTTGTCGGGTTTGATCACCCTAGATTTATCTGAGAATCGGCTTGTGGCCCTACCTGCCACCATAGGAGGCCTTTCATCCTTGACAAAGTTGGATTTGCATTCAAACAAGGTCTCTGAACTCCCGGATTCTATTGGAGACCTCCTTGGCCTGATCTATTTGGACCTGAGTGGAAACCAGATATCATCTCTGCCTGCTACCTTTGGCAGATTGGTCCGTCTTCAGGAGCTTGATTTGAGCTCAAATCGGCTCTCTTTGCTTCCTGAGTCGATAGGATCGCTTGTTAGCCTGAAGAAATTGAGTGTTGACACGAATGATATTGAAGAAATTCCACATACCATTGGCCGGTGTACTTCACTAAAAGAACTTCGTGCAGATTATAACCGACTTAAAGCTCTTCCAGAAGCTGTAGGGAAGATTGAGACCCTTGAGGTTTTGTCAGTCCGTTACAATAATATCAAACAATTACCTACGACAATGTCATCTCTATCAAACCTGAGGGAGCTTGATGTCAATTTTAACGAGCTCGAATCAGTGCCTGAGAGCCTGTGTTTTGCAACCACACTTGTCAAGATGAATATAGGAAACAATTTTGCAGACCTGAAATTTCTACCAAGGTCAATTGGGAACCTTGAGATGCTTGAAGAGTTGGATATTAGCAATAACCAGATACGGGTGCTTCCAGACTCCTTTAGGATGCTCACAAATTTACGTGTACTGCGCGTGGATGGAAATCCTCTGGAAGTTCCACCAAGAGACGTAGTTGAAATGGGTGCACAG GCTGTTGTTCGATACATGGTTGACCTTGTtcagaaaagggaaaaagtggATGTTAGATCACAATCGGTTAAGCAGAAAAAAAGCTGGGCTCAGATCTGCTTCTTTTCCAGGTCTAACAAAAGGAAGCGCAATGATGCAGATTATGTGAAAGCCTGA
- the LOC133851535 gene encoding uncharacterized protein LOC133851535, with amino-acid sequence MGAEELVNGKAGFHEMEEDDNFSDSELVYHVRDALSSVSSGDSDSYNQLVGVMHHTERLAPEEVALLVTSLKALSGAVSYIDIVLHETLLSSIFRMNMWNYGPDVMDALLELIISLAASNGKHINSCLEMLVSNFSPPYSFVDILKQPRGLARKDQVLSRVHSALKHIADLVPLAPSILCPIVSQRMPIYAKEPLAVIYVENMLKLESGAIGEFVRSTMLMGLMDMLIVLDVEIGWDDILQDDSSKGIFQMELENVDEIADYDEEDGTELPRELSRKSLGGNLISEKLDSLMAITFEHLESCKDSGRLVEVFEHLLDSFRITVLTAYKSKFAQFVMFYACALDPENCGVRFAMLLADIFVREDYPLPFRMSAVAYLASYLSRANFLSAPLVAGMLKRLVDWSLEYCKTKGAVMNPASHRLFYSACQAIMYVLCFRMKSMMDVAWFKSHLLIEPILNHKLSPLKVCLPSIVDEFCRQAEAACLFTSSEEYIFNYSLESEHSRAFGGMERLDMFFPFDPCLLKKCDRYIRPHFVYWSMVRPPYDDDDDDEGSIDEDVAEQELDLDVSKMSITPRNSMAYWIQDGLEEARGMPARIRPSTSPESL; translated from the exons ATGGGAGCTGAGGAATTAGTTAACGGCAAGGCAGGGTTTCATGAAATGGAGGAGGACGATAATTTCAGTGATTCCGAGTTAGTTTATCATGTCAGGGATGCTCTTAGTTCAGTCTCATCG GGTGATAGTGACAGTTATAACCAGCTTGTTGGGGTTATGCATCATACGGAGAGGCTTGCTCCTGAGGAGGTTGCGCTACTTGTG ACAAGTTTAAAGGCACTATCTGGAGCAGTTTCTTATATAGATATTGTTCTTCATGAGACTCTTCTTTCTTCA ATTTTTCGAATGAACATGTGGAACTATGGACCTGATGTGATGGATGCTTTACTTGAACTAATCATATCCTTG GCTGCTTCAAATGGAAAACATATCAATTCATGTTTGGAAATGCTTGTTAGCAACTTCTCCCCACCGTACTCTTTCGTTGACATACTGAAGCAGCCACGCGGTCTTGCAAGAAAGGACCAAGTTCTGTCTCGTGTGCATTCAGCTCTGAAACATATAGCTGATTTGGTGCCTCTTGCTCCCTCAATACTATGTCCAATAGTTTCTCAAAGAATGCCAATCTATGCCAAGGAACCT TTGGCGGTTATATATGTGGAGAACATGTTAAAGCTGGAGAGTGGTGCAATTGGAGAATTTGTTAGGAGCACGATGCTTATGGGGCTGATGGATATGTTAATAGTTTTGGAT GTGGAGATTGGATGGGATGACATTTTACAAGATGACTCTAGTAAAGGCATATTTCAGATGGAACTTGAAAATGTGGACGAAATTGCAGATTACGATGAGGAAGATGGTACTGAG CTTCCAAGAGAATTAAGTCGGAAGAGTTTAGGAGGGAACTTAATTTCTGAAAAATTAGATAGCTTGATGGCGATAACTTTTGAACATCTGGAATCATGTAAAGACAGTGGCCGTTTGGTTGAG GTCTTTGAACATCTTTTAGACTCATTCCGGATTACGGTTCTGACTGCATACAAATCAAAATTTGCTCAG TTTGTGATGTTCTATGCCTGCGCTCTAGATCCTGAAAACTGTGGTGTGAGATTTGCCATGTTACTTGCAGATATTTTTGTCCGCGAAGACTACCCGTTGCCTTTCAG GATGAGTGCTGTTGCTTATCTTGCTAGTTATTTGTCTCGTGCAAATTTTCTGTCAGCCCCTCTGGTTGCTGGCATGCTGAAAAG GCTGGTAGATTGGTCTTTGGAATATTGCAAAACGAAAGGTGCTGTAATGAATCCAGCATCCCATAGACTTTTCTACTCTGCATGCCAG GCGATCATGTATGTGCTCTGCTTCCGAATGAAATCAATGATGGATGTTGCTTGGTTCAAATCACATCTCTTAATAGAGCCAATCTTGAATCATAAATTGAGCCCGTTGAAG gTATGTCTGCCTTCCATTGTAGATGAGTTTTGCCGACAAGCAGAAGCAGCCTGTCTATTCACCTCAtctgaggaatatatttttaactacTCGCTGGAGTCAGAACATTCAAGGGCTTTTGGTGGGATGGAAAGACTTGACATGTTCTTCCCATTTGACCCATGTTTGCTGAAAAAATGTGACAG ATACATCCGGCCACACTTCGTGTATTGGTCAATGGTCAGACCTCCatacgatgatgatgatgacgacgAAGGTAGTATTGATGAAGATGTTGCTGAGCAAGAGCTGGATCTGGATGTGAGCAAAATGTCCATAACACCCAGGAATTCGATGGCTTATTGGATTCAGGATGGATTAGAGGAGGCAAGAGGGATGCCTGCAAGAATCAGACCCTCGACAAGTCCAGAGTCTTTGTGA